In Gimesia benthica, a single window of DNA contains:
- a CDS encoding threonine ammonia-lyase, whose protein sequence is MQAPTFQDIQEALPRVREVLAPTPLFEWPGLGQLTGTRLFLKHENHQPVGAFKVRGGINLVSTLSDAEREAGIMGCSTGNHGQSLAFAARRFGIKCTIVVPRHNNPDKVRAIQMLGAEIIEAGEDFNEAKHYLETELVDGKRRYVHSANEPKLIAGVGTQGIEIFETLPDPDVVIVPVGMGSGVCGTGIVAKHLHPQTEVIAVQAENAPANQLSWKAGSPQTTETAQTWAEGVATRAGAELTQQIMQSVVDDFLLVGEDEMRLAAYHILKETHNLAEGAGAAALAAVLKYQDRFAGKKVVAVLSGGNLNLAELPEILRLGSEQSA, encoded by the coding sequence ATGCAAGCTCCAACGTTTCAGGATATCCAGGAGGCCCTCCCCCGCGTGAGAGAGGTGCTGGCACCCACTCCCCTTTTCGAATGGCCTGGCTTGGGTCAGTTAACGGGCACTCGACTATTCCTGAAACACGAAAACCACCAGCCGGTCGGTGCGTTCAAAGTGCGTGGCGGTATTAACCTGGTGAGTACCCTGTCTGACGCAGAGCGTGAAGCAGGTATCATGGGCTGTTCGACCGGCAATCATGGTCAGTCCCTGGCATTCGCGGCCCGCAGATTTGGTATCAAGTGTACGATCGTGGTCCCGCGACATAATAATCCCGACAAAGTCCGCGCTATCCAGATGCTGGGTGCTGAAATCATTGAGGCGGGTGAAGACTTCAATGAAGCCAAACACTATCTGGAAACCGAACTGGTCGATGGGAAGCGACGTTACGTGCACTCGGCCAATGAACCCAAGCTGATTGCAGGCGTGGGAACCCAGGGCATCGAAATCTTTGAAACCCTGCCCGATCCGGATGTGGTCATTGTGCCGGTGGGGATGGGCAGCGGTGTCTGTGGCACGGGCATCGTTGCGAAACACCTGCATCCCCAAACGGAAGTTATCGCGGTGCAGGCAGAGAATGCACCGGCAAATCAGCTTTCTTGGAAAGCAGGCAGCCCGCAGACAACCGAGACCGCACAGACCTGGGCGGAAGGAGTCGCGACCCGCGCTGGAGCCGAGCTGACACAACAGATCATGCAGTCGGTGGTCGATGACTTTCTACTGGTCGGCGAAGATGAGATGCGGCTGGCGGCTTACCACATTCTCAAAGAGACCCACAACCTTGCCGAAGGAGCCGGTGCAGCGGCGCTGGCAGCTGTCTTGAAATATCAAGATCGGTTTGCGGGTAAAAAGGTGGTGGCGGTCCTCAGTGGTGGCAATCTGAATCTTGCTGAACTCCCGGAGATTTTGCGGCTCGGCTCCGAACAATCCGCATGA
- a CDS encoding glucose 1-dehydrogenase yields MRFRDRVVIVTGGSKGIGEGCSRVFCAEGGHVAILARGIQAGQALARELNEAGPGKAMFVQCDVGEHEQLRSAIELVVEQYGRLDCIINNAGVHPPAMSLEETSIEEMEQLMRVNFLSTFAGAKYALPHLRKTKGTIINMSSITAVLGQHHSTAYCSTKGAQVSFTKSLAIELGEAGIRVNAILPSNIDTPLMHDWAATLPDPQTALKRVADLQVFKRMGTIEEMGKLALFLATEDSSFITGQAIEAEGGASLDY; encoded by the coding sequence ATGAGATTTCGAGATCGCGTCGTGATTGTCACCGGTGGCAGCAAGGGGATCGGCGAAGGCTGTTCCCGTGTCTTTTGTGCAGAGGGTGGCCACGTGGCGATACTGGCCCGGGGCATTCAGGCAGGTCAGGCACTGGCTCGCGAACTGAACGAAGCCGGCCCCGGAAAAGCGATGTTCGTGCAATGCGATGTCGGTGAGCACGAACAGCTCCGCTCCGCAATCGAACTGGTCGTCGAACAGTATGGACGACTTGACTGCATCATCAATAATGCCGGCGTGCATCCGCCCGCGATGTCCCTGGAAGAAACCAGCATCGAAGAGATGGAACAGTTGATGCGCGTCAACTTTCTGAGCACCTTCGCGGGGGCCAAATACGCGTTACCCCACTTGCGGAAAACCAAAGGGACGATCATCAATATGTCGTCGATTACCGCAGTTCTGGGGCAGCATCACTCAACGGCTTACTGCTCCACCAAAGGCGCGCAGGTCAGCTTTACCAAATCACTGGCGATTGAGCTGGGCGAAGCAGGCATCCGCGTGAATGCGATTCTTCCCAGTAATATCGACACACCACTGATGCACGACTGGGCAGCGACACTGCCCGATCCCCAGACCGCTCTGAAACGAGTTGCTGATCTGCAGGTCTTCAAGCGGATGGGAACCATCGAAGAGATGGGTAAACTGGCTTTGTTCCTGGCCACTGAGGATTCCAGTTTTATTACCGGACAGGCCATTGAAGCCGAAGGGGGCGCCAGCCTCGATTACTGA
- a CDS encoding 3-keto-disaccharide hydrolase encodes MTGLKRVFRVLIVLMFLGTAYHTYANLVEEYKNGLIWEEPKVVETAPHQPPSDAIVLFDGKNMDQWKGGDKWKIKDGYVVADKQSIETKQSFGDCQLHIEFATPAKVEGNGQGRGNSGVFLMGNYEVQILDSYDNKTYFDGQAAAIYKQYPPLVNACRKPGEWQSYDIIFNAPRFNEYGQLIKPAYLTVIQNGVIVQNHTELQGATYYHQPPFYTAHEDKLPIELQFHKNPVKFRNIWIRELAEIHPVGCVCPE; translated from the coding sequence ATGACTGGTCTGAAACGCGTTTTTCGTGTTCTCATTGTTTTAATGTTTCTGGGAACCGCATATCACACGTACGCCAACCTGGTCGAAGAATATAAAAATGGTCTGATCTGGGAAGAACCCAAGGTTGTGGAAACTGCCCCGCATCAGCCTCCATCCGATGCGATCGTCCTCTTCGATGGGAAGAATATGGATCAATGGAAGGGGGGCGACAAGTGGAAGATCAAAGACGGGTATGTCGTGGCTGACAAACAGAGCATCGAGACCAAACAGTCATTTGGCGACTGCCAGCTGCACATTGAATTTGCGACTCCAGCCAAAGTCGAAGGCAACGGCCAGGGGCGTGGCAACAGTGGTGTGTTTCTGATGGGAAATTATGAAGTCCAGATTCTCGATTCGTATGACAACAAAACCTACTTCGACGGTCAGGCTGCTGCCATCTACAAGCAGTATCCGCCACTGGTGAATGCCTGCCGCAAACCAGGTGAATGGCAGTCTTACGACATCATTTTCAACGCGCCCCGTTTCAATGAGTACGGCCAGTTGATCAAGCCTGCATACCTGACCGTCATTCAGAACGGCGTTATCGTACAGAACCACACGGAACTGCAGGGGGCAACTTACTACCACCAGCCGCCCTTCTATACGGCCCATGAAGATAAGCTGCCCATTGAGTTGCAGTTTCACAAGAATCCCGTCAAATTCCGGAATATCTGGATTCGCGAGCTGGCAGAAATTCATCCCGTCGGCTGTGTCTGTCCTGAGTAA
- the xylB gene encoding xylulokinase, giving the protein MAVFLGVDVGTSGTKTLAMQEDGTILASATEEYPLYSPHPGWSEQNPEDWWQATIKSIRKVLKTGKIKAADVKGIGLSGQMHGSVFLNKKYEVIRPALLWNDQRTAAECAEIEQRAGGRKKLIKLVANPALTGFTAPKILWLRNHEPKHFDKTVQVLLPKDYIRFRLTGEFATEVSDASGTLLLDVKQRNWSRPLLSKLELDDSLLPDVYESEDVSGHLTADAAGLLGLSKGVAVVGGGGDQAAGAVGNGIVKKGVISATMGTSGVVFAHSDEVQIDPEGRVHTFCHAVRDKWHVMGVVLSAGGSLQWYRNQLCEQQVAEAKRKKVDPYELISAQAEQAPPGSEGLFFLPYLTGERTPHADPDARAAWIGLSLRHGRSHLGRAVMEGATYAMRDSLEIIKELNIPVREIRLSGGGARSPFWRQLQADIYGQKVVTINAEEGPAYGVALLAAAGTGAYKDVVEACSSTIRVVQSTSVNSKAKGIYNKAYPVFQGLYSSLKEDFPRINQLLK; this is encoded by the coding sequence ATGGCTGTTTTTCTGGGTGTGGATGTAGGAACCAGTGGTACCAAAACGCTGGCGATGCAGGAAGATGGAACCATTCTGGCGTCTGCGACGGAAGAGTACCCGCTCTATAGTCCGCACCCCGGCTGGTCGGAACAGAACCCGGAAGACTGGTGGCAGGCAACAATCAAGAGTATTCGGAAGGTCCTCAAGACGGGCAAAATCAAAGCCGCAGACGTCAAAGGCATCGGGTTGAGCGGGCAGATGCACGGCAGTGTGTTTCTGAATAAGAAATATGAAGTCATCCGCCCTGCTTTACTGTGGAATGATCAACGCACCGCAGCTGAGTGTGCGGAAATTGAACAGCGGGCCGGCGGTCGTAAAAAGCTGATCAAGCTGGTCGCCAATCCGGCCCTGACCGGTTTCACTGCGCCCAAGATTCTCTGGTTGCGGAATCATGAACCGAAACATTTCGACAAGACCGTTCAGGTTCTGCTGCCCAAAGACTATATCCGTTTCCGTCTGACCGGCGAATTCGCGACCGAAGTCAGCGACGCATCCGGTACTCTGCTGCTGGATGTCAAACAGCGGAACTGGAGTCGTCCTTTGTTGAGTAAGCTCGAACTGGATGACAGTCTGCTGCCCGACGTTTATGAATCCGAAGATGTCAGCGGGCATCTGACCGCTGACGCAGCCGGTCTGCTGGGACTCTCCAAGGGAGTCGCAGTCGTCGGCGGTGGTGGAGACCAGGCTGCGGGAGCCGTGGGGAACGGTATCGTCAAAAAAGGTGTGATCTCGGCGACGATGGGAACCAGCGGCGTGGTCTTCGCACACAGCGATGAAGTACAGATCGATCCTGAAGGACGCGTGCATACGTTCTGCCATGCGGTGCGCGATAAGTGGCACGTCATGGGCGTGGTTCTTTCCGCCGGGGGAAGTCTGCAGTGGTATCGCAATCAGTTGTGCGAACAACAGGTGGCGGAGGCGAAACGCAAGAAGGTCGATCCTTATGAACTGATTTCCGCCCAGGCAGAGCAGGCGCCTCCCGGAAGCGAAGGCCTGTTCTTTCTGCCTTATCTCACCGGCGAGCGGACACCTCATGCCGATCCCGATGCGCGGGCTGCCTGGATTGGGCTGAGCTTAAGACATGGTCGCTCCCATCTGGGGCGGGCAGTCATGGAAGGTGCGACTTATGCGATGCGGGACTCGCTGGAAATTATCAAGGAATTGAATATTCCGGTCAGGGAAATTCGACTCTCGGGTGGTGGTGCCCGCAGCCCCTTCTGGAGACAGCTGCAGGCGGACATCTACGGTCAGAAGGTGGTAACCATCAACGCGGAAGAAGGACCAGCTTATGGGGTGGCGCTGCTGGCAGCTGCGGGAACCGGGGCCTATAAAGATGTGGTCGAAGCCTGTTCATCCACCATTCGGGTGGTGCAGAGTACGAGCGTAAACTCAAAGGCGAAAGGCATCTACAACAAAGCCTATCCCGTTTTTCAGGGGCTCTACTCCTCACTTAAGGAGGATTTCCCCCGCATTAATCAGCTCTTAAAGTAG
- a CDS encoding sulfotransferase family protein: MTKQSVNKNGSTQGPFCVWSGIDFVNFVKLMRLRPTIRWSGIYRLISSGVLSLSNSCLSGLESLIYSRKVKQTKLESPVFIIGHWRSGTTLLHNLMSMDQQFIYPNMGAMLFPSHFLLTERVLKHVVKHLIPKQRPMDNMPVTWDLPQEDETSILLLHLMSPYLAIAFSDQPEVYDRFYELDQLTPKEDKVWRDTFRYFMQKLTYRSGGNKRVLLKSPTHTFRIRFLLDMFPDARFVYIHRNPYKVYNSTLHLRKTMFGDNGFAPLDMEKLEEDMSNIYVNHLHVYERDRQIVPEGQLHEVSFEDLTADPVSELKKVYEHLNLTGFEDLEKNMQPYLKDQKSYKKNKYEMDATQEKKIYERWQKAFEMFGYERLPSDALIKKARVAS, translated from the coding sequence ATGACCAAACAATCGGTAAATAAAAATGGATCGACCCAGGGCCCGTTTTGCGTCTGGTCCGGCATCGATTTTGTCAACTTCGTCAAACTGATGCGGTTGCGTCCTACTATTCGCTGGTCCGGTATTTACCGTTTGATTTCTTCAGGCGTTCTGAGTCTTTCCAATTCCTGTTTGAGTGGACTCGAAAGCCTGATCTACAGTCGCAAAGTCAAGCAGACAAAACTCGAATCACCGGTCTTCATCATCGGTCACTGGCGGAGTGGCACCACGCTGCTGCATAACCTGATGTCGATGGATCAGCAGTTTATCTATCCCAATATGGGAGCCATGCTGTTTCCCTCACACTTTCTGCTGACCGAACGCGTGCTGAAACATGTCGTTAAGCATCTGATTCCCAAACAGCGGCCGATGGACAATATGCCCGTCACCTGGGACCTGCCACAAGAAGATGAAACATCGATCCTGTTACTGCACCTGATGTCCCCCTACCTGGCGATCGCGTTCAGTGATCAGCCCGAAGTCTATGATCGGTTTTATGAACTCGATCAGCTGACTCCCAAAGAAGACAAAGTCTGGCGGGATACCTTCCGCTACTTCATGCAGAAACTGACCTATCGCTCTGGTGGTAATAAGCGTGTGCTGTTGAAATCGCCGACACACACGTTTCGTATCCGTTTCCTGCTGGATATGTTCCCCGATGCCCGGTTCGTCTATATCCATCGCAACCCGTACAAGGTTTATAATTCGACATTGCACTTGCGGAAAACCATGTTTGGCGACAACGGCTTTGCCCCGCTCGACATGGAAAAACTTGAAGAGGATATGTCGAACATTTACGTCAATCACCTGCACGTTTACGAGCGGGATCGCCAGATTGTTCCGGAAGGACAATTACACGAAGTCAGCTTTGAAGATCTTACTGCCGATCCCGTGAGTGAACTGAAAAAAGTCTACGAGCATCTGAACCTGACCGGGTTTGAAGACCTGGAAAAGAACATGCAGCCGTATTTGAAGGATCAGAAATCCTACAAGAAAAACAAATATGAAATGGACGCCACCCAGGAAAAGAAGATCTACGAACGCTGGCAGAAAGCCTTCGAGATGTTCGGCTACGAACGGCTGCCTTCCGATGCCCTCATCAAGAAAGCCCGTGTCGCTTCCTGA
- the cydB gene encoding cytochrome d ubiquinol oxidase subunit II yields the protein METLWLILLVFMIATYVVLDGFDLGIGVLHLILPKNRSEQKQIMQSIAPLWDGNEVWLIAAGGTMMMAFPGFMSAMFSGFYLPLTMVVWLLIFRAISIELPHFLEDSLWVHFWNMMLFVSSGLLVIIPGAAMANVFRGVPLNAEGDFFEPLWTNFRIGKQTGILDWFTILGGITSAVILLHHGALWLIAKTDGAIQQRAQMSANWLWGGSILLTLIMFPACYLVQPHAQASISDHPWIWILPVLAFLALGSTLLLRRLNRPMFAFLCSVGFIYLFIFGGTAALYPNLLPGLNPEHHLTIYNTSPSPEKLAVTLWWWIPGITLVGVYFTILFRSLPKVISAAATDDH from the coding sequence ATGGAAACACTCTGGTTAATATTGCTGGTCTTTATGATTGCCACCTATGTCGTGCTGGATGGCTTCGACCTGGGAATCGGGGTCCTGCACCTGATCCTGCCCAAAAATCGGTCGGAACAGAAACAGATCATGCAGTCCATCGCTCCTCTGTGGGATGGAAACGAAGTCTGGCTGATCGCCGCGGGTGGCACCATGATGATGGCCTTTCCGGGATTTATGAGTGCGATGTTCAGCGGCTTCTATCTCCCCCTGACGATGGTCGTATGGCTGTTGATCTTCCGGGCCATCAGTATTGAGCTGCCGCACTTTCTCGAAGATTCCCTGTGGGTCCATTTCTGGAATATGATGCTGTTTGTCTCCAGCGGACTGTTGGTCATTATTCCGGGAGCGGCAATGGCGAATGTTTTTCGCGGCGTCCCCCTCAATGCAGAAGGTGACTTCTTCGAACCACTGTGGACCAATTTCCGAATCGGCAAGCAGACAGGCATTCTGGACTGGTTCACGATTCTGGGAGGCATCACCTCCGCAGTGATTCTGCTGCACCATGGTGCACTCTGGCTGATTGCCAAAACAGACGGCGCAATTCAACAAAGAGCACAAATGAGTGCCAACTGGTTATGGGGAGGCTCCATCCTGCTCACTCTGATCATGTTCCCCGCCTGTTATCTGGTCCAGCCCCATGCTCAAGCGAGTATCTCTGATCATCCGTGGATCTGGATTCTGCCCGTCCTGGCATTCCTGGCACTGGGAAGCACGCTGTTGCTCCGCAGACTGAATCGCCCGATGTTCGCGTTCCTGTGTTCGGTCGGATTTATCTACCTGTTCATCTTTGGTGGCACCGCTGCGCTCTACCCAAATCTGCTACCCGGGCTGAATCCGGAGCATCATCTGACGATTTATAACACGTCGCCGTCTCCCGAAAAGCTGGCCGTCACTCTCTGGTGGTGGATTCCCGGGATCACTCTGGTCGGCGTTTATTTCACGATCCTCTTTCGTTCACTACCAAAAGTCATTTCCGCTGCAGCGACCGACGACCATTGA
- a CDS encoding cytochrome ubiquinol oxidase subunit I, producing MLDSLLLHRVQFAFTASFHYLFPQLTMGLALLIFILKTLGLRGHAWADVAARFWLKIFGLTFVMGVVTGIPLEFQFGTNWSQLVKSTGSILGQTLAMEGIFAFFLESAFLYLLIFGEKKLSKKLHWGVSFLLLLGTWLSGYFIICTNAFLQHPVGYRIDENGVYHLTSIWALLSNPWALKQYLHTMTGAVITGSFTMSSIAAYHLLKREHVDISRKYLKVSVIVGFTASLIAVMPTGDWEAKQVLKHQPVKFAAMEGHFHTEDGAGMVLIGQPNLDELKIDNPIIIPNVLSFLTYASWNAEVKGLTAYDRDLWPDNIELLYFSYHIMAGLGTIFIALMGLSSLMLFKGKLHTTRWLLWLLMLSLPFPFIANTAGWFTAEIGRQPWLIYGLMKTADGASRNISEGNVMFTLLGFLGLYLLLSVLYFFLATRLIAHGPDRLPQVDAEIATEEGI from the coding sequence ATGCTGGATTCACTCCTGTTACATCGCGTGCAGTTTGCTTTTACCGCCTCGTTTCATTATCTGTTCCCCCAACTGACAATGGGCCTGGCACTGCTGATTTTTATTCTCAAGACACTGGGACTCCGCGGCCACGCCTGGGCCGATGTCGCCGCTCGCTTCTGGCTGAAAATATTCGGACTGACCTTTGTCATGGGGGTGGTCACCGGGATTCCGCTCGAATTCCAGTTTGGCACAAACTGGTCACAACTGGTGAAGTCCACTGGATCGATTCTGGGCCAGACCCTGGCGATGGAGGGGATCTTTGCCTTCTTTCTGGAATCCGCGTTCCTGTACCTGTTGATCTTTGGGGAAAAGAAACTCAGTAAGAAACTGCACTGGGGGGTCTCGTTTCTCTTACTGCTAGGTACCTGGCTGAGCGGCTACTTCATTATCTGTACCAATGCGTTTCTGCAGCATCCGGTAGGCTATCGCATCGATGAGAACGGCGTCTACCACCTTACCAGCATCTGGGCACTGCTGAGTAATCCCTGGGCACTCAAACAATATCTGCATACGATGACCGGCGCCGTGATCACGGGCAGCTTCACCATGTCTTCGATCGCCGCCTACCATCTGCTGAAACGTGAGCATGTGGATATTTCGAGGAAGTATTTGAAGGTCTCCGTAATCGTCGGATTTACAGCCAGTCTGATCGCCGTCATGCCCACCGGAGACTGGGAGGCGAAACAGGTGCTGAAGCATCAGCCTGTCAAGTTCGCAGCCATGGAAGGCCACTTTCATACCGAAGATGGTGCCGGCATGGTTTTGATCGGCCAACCCAACCTGGATGAACTTAAGATCGATAACCCGATCATTATCCCCAACGTGCTTTCCTTTTTGACCTATGCCAGTTGGAATGCGGAAGTAAAGGGATTGACCGCCTACGATCGCGATCTCTGGCCGGACAATATTGAACTGCTTTACTTCTCATATCACATCATGGCCGGTTTAGGCACGATCTTCATCGCGCTGATGGGACTGAGCAGCCTGATGCTGTTCAAAGGGAAATTGCACACCACGCGCTGGTTGCTCTGGCTGCTGATGCTTTCGCTGCCCTTTCCCTTCATCGCGAATACGGCAGGCTGGTTTACTGCTGAGATCGGTCGACAGCCCTGGTTGATTTATGGATTGATGAAAACCGCAGACGGTGCCTCCCGGAATATTTCGGAAGGGAACGTGATGTTTACCCTGCTGGGCTTTCTGGGACTTTATCTGCTGTTGTCCGTGTTGTATTTTTTCCTGGCTACCCGCCTGATTGCCCACGGACCGGACAGACTGCCACAAGTTGATGCTGAAATCGCTACTGAAGAGGGTATATAA
- a CDS encoding M28 family peptidase, which produces MQFTQAGRRVLLLFFPLMIGTVYFVCLVNNACAAEPEFNASRSFGYLTKICRLKSRVSGSTGMAEQQKLIAEHFRELKAQVKFQSFDAPHPIRGTPVRMNNMIVSWNPDAKQRILLACHYDTRPFPDRDRYNPQGLFIGANDGASGVAFLMELGNLMSELKISHGYGVDFVFFDGEELVFRQNDPYFLGSKYFANQYKSEPRDYEYVYGVLFDMIADKNLAIYMEKNSIKYAPQLTRSIWLAAQKVGVRQFIPQAKFEIRDDHLPLNEIAGIPTCDIIDFDYPAWHTTRDVPRACSGASLEKVGKVMIYWLQNIPEVKN; this is translated from the coding sequence ATGCAATTTACCCAGGCAGGCAGACGCGTTCTCTTACTCTTTTTCCCGTTGATGATCGGGACTGTGTACTTCGTCTGTCTGGTAAACAACGCTTGTGCCGCCGAGCCTGAATTTAATGCATCCCGTTCCTTCGGCTACCTCACGAAAATCTGTCGTTTGAAATCGCGAGTCAGCGGTTCAACCGGCATGGCGGAACAGCAGAAACTGATCGCCGAACATTTTCGCGAGCTGAAGGCCCAGGTCAAGTTTCAGTCCTTCGATGCGCCGCATCCCATCCGGGGCACTCCCGTGCGGATGAACAACATGATCGTCAGCTGGAATCCGGATGCCAAACAACGCATCCTGCTGGCCTGTCATTACGACACACGTCCCTTTCCCGATCGCGACCGCTACAACCCGCAGGGTCTGTTCATCGGTGCGAACGATGGTGCAAGCGGTGTCGCCTTTCTGATGGAACTCGGCAACCTGATGTCTGAGCTCAAAATCAGCCACGGCTACGGAGTCGATTTCGTTTTCTTTGATGGCGAAGAACTGGTCTTCCGACAGAACGATCCCTATTTTCTGGGTTCCAAGTATTTCGCAAACCAATATAAATCGGAACCGCGCGACTACGAATATGTCTACGGCGTGCTGTTCGACATGATTGCCGATAAGAATCTCGCGATCTACATGGAAAAGAACAGTATCAAGTATGCTCCACAGCTGACTCGCAGCATCTGGCTGGCAGCACAAAAAGTGGGGGTCAGGCAGTTCATCCCCCAGGCAAAATTTGAAATCCGCGACGATCATTTACCCTTGAATGAAATCGCGGGGATTCCGACCTGCGACATCATCGACTTCGATTACCCGGCCTGGCATACCACTCGGGATGTTCCCCGTGCCTGTTCGGGTGCGAGCCTGGAAAAAGTGGGCAAAGTCATGATTTACTGGTTACAGAATATTCCCGAAGTTAAAAACTAA
- a CDS encoding sulfite exporter TauE/SafE family protein, which yields MDWWQNLLLAGVGVIAGMLNVLAGGGSLIVMPTMIFLGIPGAVTNGTARVAILGQNLTAIAGFRQKGFSDFKLSFSLALCALPGTFLGAFLGTKITGVWFNRILATVMLGVLVSMILGQRKKKKPPQNVTEELTTGSEEVNTAATEPAESAGHSVAGHLLMVLAGFYGGFIQAGIGFILIAIMNNLMKIDLVRTNMHKVFIVAIYTIAAIGIFAWQGKIYWATGLYLTVGMSIGGWIGSHLAVSKGESFIRTVLYVAIVCMSIRLLLM from the coding sequence TTGGACTGGTGGCAGAATTTATTACTGGCTGGCGTCGGTGTGATTGCAGGTATGCTGAATGTTCTGGCCGGCGGTGGCTCTCTGATCGTCATGCCAACGATGATCTTTCTGGGAATTCCGGGGGCCGTCACAAATGGAACGGCCCGCGTGGCGATCCTGGGACAGAACCTCACAGCGATCGCCGGTTTCAGGCAGAAGGGATTTTCCGACTTCAAGCTCAGTTTTTCTCTGGCGCTGTGTGCGTTGCCCGGTACTTTTCTAGGGGCGTTCCTGGGAACCAAAATCACAGGTGTCTGGTTTAACCGTATCCTGGCAACCGTGATGCTGGGCGTGCTGGTCTCGATGATTCTGGGACAACGCAAAAAGAAAAAACCCCCACAGAATGTCACTGAGGAACTGACAACCGGATCAGAAGAAGTGAATACGGCAGCAACAGAGCCGGCAGAATCCGCAGGCCATTCGGTGGCGGGACACCTGTTGATGGTACTGGCTGGCTTTTATGGCGGTTTCATTCAAGCAGGGATCGGGTTTATCCTGATTGCAATCATGAACAACCTCATGAAGATCGATCTGGTCCGCACGAACATGCACAAGGTCTTCATTGTCGCAATTTACACCATTGCCGCCATCGGTATTTTTGCCTGGCAGGGTAAAATATACTGGGCAACCGGATTGTACCTGACAGTAGGGATGTCCATTGGAGGCTGGATCGGTTCACATCTGGCGGTGAGTAAAGGAGAGTCATTCATACGCACGGTGCTGTATGTGGCTATAGTTTGTATGTCGATCCGGTTATTATTGATGTAG
- a CDS encoding TlpA disulfide reductase family protein, producing the protein MVNLRQTPVIFFEEKSFWTTVFCSTLLILSSACQSSESTDLTEAASPSQASNESVSSVPLEIGDWRRVEELIREHAGQIVVVDLWSTSCPPCIQEFPDFVALQQRFPESVVCISFNCDYFGGKRHPPESFRPQVKQFLTKQRAHFPNILSNVAAEEFFPSIELASMPATYVFDRQGKVAKRFDNDHGNYGKGGYTYQKDVIPFLKSLVEQQQAK; encoded by the coding sequence ATGGTGAATTTACGGCAAACCCCCGTAATCTTTTTTGAGGAAAAGTCGTTCTGGACCACCGTGTTCTGTTCGACACTTCTGATATTGAGCTCTGCCTGCCAGTCGTCGGAATCGACGGATCTCACTGAGGCTGCTTCCCCTTCCCAGGCGTCCAATGAGTCAGTTTCATCCGTTCCGCTGGAAATCGGGGACTGGCGGCGCGTTGAAGAACTGATTCGAGAACACGCCGGCCAGATTGTTGTCGTCGATCTCTGGTCGACCTCCTGTCCCCCCTGCATACAGGAGTTCCCGGATTTCGTTGCTTTGCAGCAGCGGTTTCCCGAATCGGTGGTCTGTATCTCGTTCAATTGTGATTACTTCGGCGGGAAACGGCACCCGCCGGAATCATTCCGCCCTCAGGTGAAGCAGTTCCTGACAAAACAGCGAGCGCACTTTCCCAATATCCTGAGTAATGTTGCTGCTGAGGAATTCTTCCCTTCCATCGAGCTGGCTTCGATGCCCGCGACCTATGTTTTTGATCGCCAGGGGAAAGTCGCTAAACGCTTTGACAATGATCATGGTAACTATGGCAAAGGGGGCTATACCTATCAGAAGGACGTGATCCCCTTTCTGAAATCTCTGGTCGAACAGCAGCAGGCTAAATAA